Proteins found in one Vallitalea guaymasensis genomic segment:
- the ftsX gene encoding permease-like cell division protein FtsX, with protein sequence MKLRTVDYCFKQGVINLFKNRLMSIASIGTIAACLFIVGIFYITAANIEYTLKEAESNLGIAVFLKENITETDREAIETMISQREEVKSVEYISPEQAWEDFKKTMYENNEDLLVGFDGENNPLKNSDSFQVLIKDINNQESLIKYIQTLEGVREINQEKNLTEIIKGFNNFINYMSIVLIVILIFISVFLISNTVRIAISVRKNEIGIMKYLGAKDFFIKFPFIIEGMLIGAIGAIVPLTVIYFSYDYVINKINDKFIVINQFLSFLNVGQIYRILIPLSLIIGIGIGIVGSRITIRKHLRV encoded by the coding sequence ATGAAGCTTAGAACAGTTGATTATTGTTTTAAACAAGGAGTAATCAATCTATTTAAAAATAGATTAATGTCCATTGCTTCTATTGGTACAATAGCGGCTTGTTTGTTCATTGTAGGTATTTTTTATATAACTGCTGCCAATATTGAATATACGTTAAAAGAAGCGGAAAGCAACTTGGGAATAGCAGTTTTTCTGAAAGAAAATATAACAGAAACAGATAGAGAAGCTATTGAAACAATGATAAGCCAAAGAGAAGAAGTAAAATCAGTTGAATACATATCACCAGAACAAGCTTGGGAAGATTTTAAAAAAACTATGTACGAAAATAATGAAGACCTACTGGTTGGATTTGATGGGGAAAATAATCCATTAAAGAACTCAGATAGTTTTCAGGTATTAATTAAAGATATTAATAATCAGGAATCATTAATAAAGTACATACAAACTCTAGAAGGTGTTAGAGAAATAAACCAGGAAAAAAATCTTACAGAGATAATAAAAGGATTCAATAATTTTATAAATTATATGAGTATAGTACTTATTGTAATACTTATCTTTATATCTGTCTTCCTGATTTCTAATACAGTTAGAATAGCAATATCGGTTAGAAAGAACGAAATCGGCATTATGAAATATTTGGGAGCAAAAGACTTTTTTATAAAATTCCCATTTATCATAGAAGGTATGCTTATAGGAGCAATAGGTGCAATAGTACCATTAACAGTTATATACTTTTCATATGACTATGTAATAAATAAAATAAATGATAAATTTATAGTAATAAATCAATTTTTATCATTTTTGAACGTAGGACAGATATATAGGATTCTAATACCATTATCGTTGATTATTGGAATAGGTATAGGTATCGTAGGAAGTAGAATTACTATAAGAAAGCACTTGAGAGTATAA
- a CDS encoding PucR family transcriptional regulator yields the protein MISNQIIQNTIEGLKTITRIDISVIDPDGKILATTEEGRLEEYNFAVPDFVRSQAESQLVLGYHFFKVYDDHNVEYVVSAKGETDDVYKIGKIASFQIQNLLVAYKERFDKDNFIKNLLLDNLLLVDIYNRAKKLHIETDVRRVTFLVETKFEKDNNALEIVRSIFPLKTKDFITAVDEKNIIIVKELDENDTNEDINKIAKMILDTLNTEAMSSVYVAMGTVVNDIKDVSRSYKEAKMALEVGKIFYVDKYIIGYNNLGIGRIIYQLPLPLCQMFIKEIFHGKSPDDFDKETITTINKFFENSLNVSETSRQLYIHRNTLVYRLDKLQKNTGLDLRIFEDAITFKIALMVVKYMKFISESEY from the coding sequence ATGATATCAAACCAAATTATTCAAAACACCATTGAAGGACTCAAAACAATAACACGTATTGATATAAGTGTTATAGATCCAGATGGGAAGATACTAGCAACAACTGAAGAAGGTAGATTAGAAGAATACAATTTTGCAGTTCCAGATTTCGTAAGGTCACAAGCAGAAAGTCAATTAGTTCTAGGGTATCACTTTTTTAAAGTATACGATGACCACAATGTAGAATATGTAGTTTCTGCAAAAGGTGAGACTGATGATGTCTATAAAATAGGTAAGATAGCATCTTTCCAAATACAGAATCTATTAGTAGCCTATAAAGAAAGATTTGACAAAGACAATTTCATCAAGAACTTATTACTTGATAACCTATTACTAGTTGATATATATAATCGGGCTAAGAAACTTCACATTGAAACAGATGTAAGAAGAGTAACTTTTTTAGTAGAAACTAAATTTGAGAAAGATAATAATGCACTTGAGATCGTAAGAAGTATATTCCCATTAAAAACTAAAGATTTTATTACTGCAGTTGATGAGAAAAATATTATTATCGTGAAAGAATTAGATGAGAACGATACTAATGAAGATATCAATAAAATAGCAAAAATGATTTTGGATACTCTTAATACAGAAGCTATGAGTAGTGTATATGTAGCTATGGGTACAGTAGTAAATGATATTAAAGATGTTTCACGTTCTTATAAAGAAGCTAAGATGGCTTTAGAAGTGGGTAAAATATTCTATGTGGACAAGTATATCATAGGTTACAATAACCTAGGAATTGGAAGAATCATATATCAATTACCATTACCTCTTTGCCAAATGTTCATAAAAGAAATATTCCATGGAAAATCACCTGATGATTTTGATAAGGAAACTATTACTACAATAAATAAATTCTTTGAAAATAGTTTGAATGTATCAGAAACATCAAGACAGTTATATATCCATAGGAATACTCTTGTGTATAGATTAGATAAACTACAAAAGAATACAGGTCTTGACTTGCGTATTTTTGAAGACGCCATTACATTCAAAATAGCATTGATGGTTGTTAAGTATATGAAATTTATAAGTGAATCAGAGTATTAA
- a CDS encoding murein hydrolase activator EnvC family protein encodes MKRVIKNCLVILLLFMVPTTIFASSYKQQLDDLEQQQKNSQSSIKVNEQQIKELDADIKELVGRIVQLDRQIDEFDIKIKDLEQQLSDKEKEIEVTKQDLAKAKEKEEKYFKQTSERMKVMYEQGDSAYIDIVLESKNLSDLLNRVEYINALLEYDTNMIKELEAIRDDIAATEVKLEEDKEKIVGLKAECDLQKSALEDVQATKEKEMAALEKDKRINQAEIDAKKKEMDEIAKAIDNIKSKLVYAGGKMAWPTKSHRITCPFGPRPHPITKNPSYHTGIDIGIPSGTSVKAVSNGTVTFAGYSSVWGNYVLIDHGSGYVTIYAHNSKLLVKKGQKVKIGQTIAKSGNTGWSTGPHLHFGIRKNGEWINPLNMLN; translated from the coding sequence ATGAAAAGAGTAATTAAGAATTGTTTGGTTATATTACTTTTGTTTATGGTTCCAACTACAATATTTGCTTCTTCTTATAAGCAGCAGTTAGATGATTTGGAGCAGCAACAGAAAAATAGCCAAAGTTCAATAAAGGTAAATGAACAACAAATCAAAGAATTAGACGCAGATATTAAAGAGTTGGTAGGACGAATTGTACAGTTAGATAGGCAAATTGACGAATTTGATATTAAAATCAAAGATCTAGAGCAACAATTAAGTGATAAGGAAAAAGAGATTGAAGTTACTAAACAAGACTTAGCAAAAGCTAAGGAAAAAGAAGAAAAATATTTTAAGCAAACTAGTGAACGTATGAAAGTAATGTATGAACAAGGAGATTCTGCGTATATTGATATAGTATTAGAATCAAAGAATTTGAGCGATTTGCTTAATAGAGTAGAGTACATAAATGCATTGTTAGAATACGATACAAATATGATAAAAGAATTAGAAGCTATAAGAGATGACATAGCTGCAACAGAAGTTAAATTGGAAGAAGATAAGGAAAAGATTGTAGGATTGAAAGCAGAATGTGATCTTCAAAAATCAGCATTAGAAGACGTTCAAGCTACTAAAGAAAAAGAAATGGCTGCTTTAGAAAAAGATAAAAGAATTAATCAAGCAGAAATAGATGCTAAGAAGAAAGAAATGGATGAAATAGCAAAAGCTATTGATAATATTAAGAGTAAATTAGTTTATGCAGGTGGTAAGATGGCTTGGCCTACTAAATCACATCGTATAACATGTCCTTTTGGACCAAGACCTCATCCTATTACAAAAAATCCTTCATATCACACAGGTATTGATATTGGTATACCATCGGGTACATCAGTAAAAGCAGTTAGTAATGGAACAGTAACATTTGCTGGTTATAGTAGTGTATGGGGTAATTATGTTTTAATAGATCATGGAAGTGGATACGTAACTATTTATGCACATAACTCTAAACTACTAGTTAAAAAAGGACAAAAAGTAAAAATTGGACAAACTATTGCAAAATCAGGTAATACTGGATGGTCAACAGGTCCTCATTTACATTTTGGTATTAGAAAAAATGGTGAATGGATTAATCCATTGAATATGCTTAATTAA
- the ftsE gene encoding cell division ATP-binding protein FtsE → MIRLENITKIYSNGVCALNNVSLGIEKGEFVFIVGNSGSGKTTLIKLLMKELDSTEGKIFVDDKDITRLKRRYVSTLRRNIGVVFQDFRLLDKMTVYDNVAFALKVTEASNKKIRRSVPMVLSMVGLSKKAKMYPTEISGGEKQRTALARAIVNNPPILVADEPTGNLDPNNSWEIMKLLTEINMRGTTVVVVTHDKEMVNAMKKRVVTLNNGCIVRDVQRGDYGDEA, encoded by the coding sequence TTGATACGTCTTGAAAACATTACAAAGATATATTCTAATGGAGTATGTGCTTTGAATAATGTATCATTGGGAATAGAAAAAGGAGAATTCGTTTTTATAGTTGGGAATAGTGGTTCTGGAAAAACTACATTAATTAAATTATTAATGAAGGAACTAGATTCTACTGAAGGAAAAATATTTGTTGATGACAAGGATATTACAAGATTAAAAAGACGTTATGTTTCAACATTAAGAAGAAATATTGGAGTTGTATTCCAAGATTTTAGATTACTAGATAAAATGACTGTATATGATAATGTTGCTTTTGCACTTAAGGTAACAGAGGCATCAAATAAAAAGATAAGAAGAAGTGTGCCTATGGTATTATCAATGGTGGGGCTTTCCAAGAAGGCAAAAATGTACCCAACAGAGATTTCAGGTGGAGAAAAACAAAGAACAGCATTAGCTAGAGCAATTGTTAATAATCCCCCTATTCTAGTAGCAGATGAACCTACAGGAAATCTTGATCCTAATAATTCATGGGAAATAATGAAATTACTAACAGAGATTAATATGAGGGGTACCACAGTAGTTGTTGTAACTCACGATAAAGAGATGGTTAATGCAATGAAAAAACGAGTTGTTACCCTTAATAATGGCTGTATTGTAAGAGATGTGCAAAGGGGAGACTACGGGGATGAAGCTTAG